In Thermodesulfobacteriota bacterium, the genomic window CGAGATAGTCGAGGCCGAGGGGGAGACAAAGTACGAGGAGGGCTGCCTTAGCGTGCCGGAGGTGCGGGCCGACGTCCGGAGGGCCTCTCAGGTCCTGCTGAGGGCGCTCGATGAGGAGGGCAGCCCCGTGGAGGTGCGGGCCGGGGGGCTCTTCGCCATCGCGCTCCAGCACGAGATAGACCACCTCGACGGGGTGCTCTTCATAGACAGGCTCGGCAAGCTCAAGAGGGAGCTTATAAAGAAACGCATCAAAAAGGTCCGCACGGAGGAAGAGGAAAAGGTGGCCCTCTGAAGAACCCGTGATGCGTGTGCGTGATGCGTACTTTAAAAAGACCCGTCACCACCCTTTCAACGAATGAAAACTTTTTCGGATTCGCTAAAGGTCGTTTTCATGGGGACGCCGGAGTTCGCGGTCCCCTCCTTAAAGGCCATGATAGAGGCCGGGGCCGACGTGAGGGCCGTCGTTACCCAGCCGACGAGGCCGAGCGGCCGGGGGTTATCCGCGAAGGACTCGCCCGTAAAGACGCTCGCCCTGGAGCATAAGCTTCCCGTGCTCGAACCCTTGACAATCAAGGGGGAGGGGTTTATAAATGAACTTAAGGCGTTAGGGCCGGACCTCATCGCGGTCGTCGCTTACGGCAGGATACTGCCGCGCGCGGTGCTCGACCTGCCCCGGCTCGGGTGCGTCAACCTGCACGCCTCACTCCTTCCGGCCTACCGGGGGGCGGCTCCGGTGAACTGGGCCGTAATAAACGGAGAGGCGAAGACCGGAGTCAGCACCATGCTCATGGACGAGGGTATGGACACCGGCGCGGTGCTCTTAACCGAAGAGATTGAAATAGGGGAGGACGAGACGACCGGCGAAGTCCTGGAAAAACTCTCCGGGCTCGGAGCGGCGCTCCTCGTAAAGACGATAGGTTTGCTTCAGGAGGGGAAGCTGACGCCGGAGCCGCAGGACGACACGAAGGCGACTTACGCCCCGCTCCTTAAGAAGGAAGACGGCAGGGTGGACTGGACAAAGAGTCCCGAGGAGATAAGGAACCGGTTAAGGGGTCTGAAACCCTGGCCCGGAACGTATAGTTACTGGAACGGAAAGCTCCTGAAGATACACGGGGCTCGGGTTTCAACCGGCGTCGACGGGAAGGCGGCGCCCGGCGTTGTTA contains:
- the def gene encoding peptide deformylase, coding for MTLREILIYPDPRLREKASPIEEVDEEIKTLMDDMVETMREARGVGLAATQVGVAKRVIVLELPEEVGEGKEGEDEEDEEGGEEDWGNRKVFKFVNPEIVEAEGETKYEEGCLSVPEVRADVRRASQVLLRALDEEGSPVEVRAGGLFAIALQHEIDHLDGVLFIDRLGKLKRELIKKRIKKVRTEEEEKVAL
- the fmt gene encoding methionyl-tRNA formyltransferase; its protein translation is MKTFSDSLKVVFMGTPEFAVPSLKAMIEAGADVRAVVTQPTRPSGRGLSAKDSPVKTLALEHKLPVLEPLTIKGEGFINELKALGPDLIAVVAYGRILPRAVLDLPRLGCVNLHASLLPAYRGAAPVNWAVINGEAKTGVSTMLMDEGMDTGAVLLTEEIEIGEDETTGEVLEKLSGLGAALLVKTIGLLQEGKLTPEPQDDTKATYAPLLKKEDGRVDWTKSPEEIRNRLRGLKPWPGTYSYWNGKLLKIHGARVSTGVDGKAAPGVVISAAADGIVVKCGSGALKVTELQLEGKRRMSAAEFLRGHSLGEGESFGKE